Genomic window (Neorhizobium galegae bv. orientalis str. HAMBI 540):
TCGTCGGCGGTTTCATCGGCAATCCTCCGATGAACTTCATCAAGGTGTCGGTCTCGAACGGCCACGTGGCGGCGGGTGCTGAACAGCTCGCGGTGCCGGAAGATGTCGGCAATGAAATCGTGCTTGGGCTGCGTGGCGAGGCGGTCGAACTGGCGCCGCTGCCGCAGGGGATCGAGATGAAGGTACGGGTCGCCGAGCCGATGGGGTCGCACCTCTTGCTGACCGGCTCGATCCACGACCAGCCGGTGCGGGTTATCCTGCCTGCGTCCGAAACCGTGAGGAGCGGCGACACGATCGGCCTGAAGCTCGACCGCAAGCGCATCATCTGGCTTTCGCCCGAAAGCGGCAAGTCCCTTCCAGCCGTTTCGGCCTGAGCATACCGGAGTACCCGACATGAACGTGCATATCACCGAGGCGAAGCGCATCCTCGTCGCCAACGACCGCGGCGGCTATACGGTGCCAACCGACAGGCTCTACCCGTTCCAGTGGAACTGGGACTCCGCCTTCGTCGCCATGGGTTTCGCGCTTTACGATACCGACCGTGCCTATCGCGAGCTGGAACGGTTGATCGAGGGCCAGTGGGCGGACGGCATGATCCCGCATATCGTCTTCCACCAGCCGAGCGACACCTATTTCCCGGGTCCGAACGTCTGGCGCACCCGTCACACGATCCCGACCTCCGGCATCACCCAGCCGCCGGTCTTTGCGATCGCGCTGCGCAAGGTCTTCGAGGCGGCCGGCAGCGGCGCAGAGGCCCGCACCCTGCCGCTCTACGAGGCCGCGCTGAAATGGCATCGCTGGTGGTATTCCGCACGCGATCCGGAAGGCACCGGCCTGGTCGCCCTGCTGCATCCTTGGGAAAGCGGCAGCGACAACTCGCCGGCCTGGGACATCGCGCTCGCGCGCGTGCCGACCACCACCGACACGCCGGTCGTGCGCAAGGACACCGGCCATGTGAACGCCTCGATGCGTCCGCGCGACGAGGACTATAACCGCTTCATCCACCTGGTCGACACCTATGCCGCCTGCGGCTGGGATCCCGCAATGCAATGGGGAAAGGCACCGTTCAAGGTGGCCGAGATCCAGACCACCGCTATCCTGCTGAAGGCCGGCGAGGACCTCGAACATCTCGCCCGCGAATTCGGCCGGACGGAGGACGCCGCCGAGATCGCCGCCTTCAACGACCTCACCCGCAAGGCGATACTCGCGCAGTGGCGCCCGGCCCTGTCACGCTTCGTCTCCCGCGACCTGATCTCCGGCGAGGATGTCGAAGCCGCGACACAGGCAGGCTTCATCCCCCTTCTGTCGCTCGATCTTGAAAAGAACATCGCCGATGCGCTGGTCGATGAGATGAAGGCCTGGTCGAAGGGCCTCAAGGTCGCCTTTCCGACCACCAAACCGGGCATCGCAGGCTGGGAACCGAAACGCTACTGGCGCGGCCCGGCCTGGGCGATCATCAACTGGCTGCTGATCGACGGCTTCAAGCGCAACGGTCATCCGGAAGCGGCGGAAGAGCTGCGCAGATCGACGGTCGCGGCGATCGAGGCGGAAGGTTTTGCCGAATATTTCGACCCGGTAACGGGCGAAGGCTGCGGCGGTCTCGGCTTTTCCTGGACGGCCGCCGCTTATATGTGGCTTGCTTGGACGTAAGGTTCACAGGCGTGGCCTGCCGCGCCATCAGGCGGAACTGGCCCGGGTTCCCGACACCTGATCTTGCTAACCGGCTGCGGTGTACGGTTGTGCTTTAGGAAGTGTGGACTCTTGGGTTTCCAAGGCTGAGCAAATCAGATTCATGACTGTCTTTTGGAGACAGTCATGGGTGTTTTGGATCGTGTAATCCCTCGGGACGAGCAGCGGGAGCGGATATCGCTCCGCATCGTTGGTGACGGGCGCCGCCGCCTTCATCTTCAACATCGATAGCGACCAGGACACGATTGCCGATTTCGGTGCCGTGACGGACAAGGTTCAACTTGGAGGACTTGATGAGCCGATGTGCAGGACGGATTTAAAGCCACGGGCTTTCTGCCGTGCAGATCGGCGCGTTCCTCCTTGCGGGTTCCAAACTCTGAAGCAGCGCTTAAAGCGCCGTAGGCTGAGACGAGCGCTTTCTGCCCAAGCTCCTGGACAGATCGTGCGCTGGCTTTTCCACATAACGATAGAAGGGATAGACCATCGCAAGCGCCAAGCCGGTGACCAGCAGAGGGTTTCTGAGACCTCGATGTTCAAGTTCGAATGCGGCAATCGCATGTATCAGATAGATGGAAAAGCAGGCCTTCCCGATCTTTTCCATTGCCTGTATTGCATGACCACGCTCGGCGCTGGACGCTTCAGCCAGCATCCATCCCCCCGCCAAAGCGGCGAAAGGCGTCATCGTCAGGTAGTATCCGGCTGGTGTGTTTATAGTTGCCCAATATAAGACTGATGCCGTGAAGGCAGTGCCGGCTCGCCAGAGCCAGATGCTCCCAAGGTTCATCCCGCTGCGATAGTGCTGGGCAATAAAGCAGCCAATCAACCAGGCAGGCAGGCCCACAAGCCAGTTCAGGCCGGCGCCGTAAATGT
Coding sequences:
- a CDS encoding MGH1-like glycoside hydrolase domain-containing protein — translated: MNVHITEAKRILVANDRGGYTVPTDRLYPFQWNWDSAFVAMGFALYDTDRAYRELERLIEGQWADGMIPHIVFHQPSDTYFPGPNVWRTRHTIPTSGITQPPVFAIALRKVFEAAGSGAEARTLPLYEAALKWHRWWYSARDPEGTGLVALLHPWESGSDNSPAWDIALARVPTTTDTPVVRKDTGHVNASMRPRDEDYNRFIHLVDTYAACGWDPAMQWGKAPFKVAEIQTTAILLKAGEDLEHLAREFGRTEDAAEIAAFNDLTRKAILAQWRPALSRFVSRDLISGEDVEAATQAGFIPLLSLDLEKNIADALVDEMKAWSKGLKVAFPTTKPGIAGWEPKRYWRGPAWAIINWLLIDGFKRNGHPEAAEELRRSTVAAIEAEGFAEYFDPVTGEGCGGLGFSWTAAAYMWLAWT
- a CDS encoding acyltransferase family protein; translation: MHISGIDTARALAALSVVFAHLLSPSMPGLTKYIFTGHPAVIAFFVISGFCIHFPFRDADLVATTFLKRRFVRIGLPTLAAFIWAQLAGIRAYNPIDGYILWSVVCEMIYYSLYPIFLPLSRKIGWPKMILASVVVSYVIVLALGSDEYGNAHIYGAGLNWLVGLPAWLIGCFIAQHYRSGMNLGSIWLWRAGTAFTASVLYWATINTPAGYYLTMTPFAALAGGWMLAEASSAERGHAIQAMEKIGKACFSIYLIHAIAAFELEHRGLRNPLLVTGLALAMVYPFYRYVEKPAHDLSRSLGRKRSSQPTAL